From Candidatus Thermoplasmatota archaeon, the proteins below share one genomic window:
- the fdhF gene encoding formate dehydrogenase subunit alpha, translating into MDVRTICPYCGVGCGLVLRTEGERVAGLRGDALNPVSRGALCPKGATAHEFVHHPDRLATPLVRRDGALSPASWDEAYDVVAEGFARILREHGPDAIGVVSSARATVEENYLAQKFARVVLGTNQVDNCFRVCHSATVTGLIDSIGSGAMSNPIADLALARAFLLVGSNAPRSHPIIWTEYMEKALDAGAALVVVDPRDTIAAKRADVHLPIIPGTEVALFHALAREILASGWQDDAFIEDRVEGLEPLRDAVEPWTPERAGALCGVAPRDLRVAARLYATTKPASIVYGLGVTEHRTGVDNVRALANLALLTGNFGKPGTGVNALRGQNDVQGATDMCRPESLPGYQPWSDPEAVARFERAWGAVLPRPGPEGFLWCSRYWELAAEGALKGAYVIGSDPALTEGDLARVRRGLESLDLLVVQEVFPSETTKLADVVLPSASWAEKDGTFVNSERRVQRVRRAIPPIGASKPDWLILLELAARMGRPLGVAGPEEAFDEMRRLVPSYAGLTWARLDREEGLPWPVPDETHPGTPTLHVDAFPRGRGRLAAVGFFPAAETPDEAWPLVLTTGRTFLQYNAGTMSRRTRMERGEPAAFVEVSAPDARRLGIADGDRVVVATRRGALTTTARVTGIREGVLWMPFHYREAAANELTSNAVDPECGITELKVAAARLAPVGARRPEPADQAGSRIR; encoded by the coding sequence GTGGACGTCCGGACGATCTGTCCCTACTGCGGCGTCGGGTGCGGCCTCGTCCTCCGGACGGAGGGCGAGCGTGTCGCCGGGCTGCGCGGCGACGCCCTGAACCCCGTGAGCCGCGGCGCGCTCTGCCCCAAAGGCGCGACCGCGCACGAGTTCGTGCACCATCCCGACCGCCTCGCGACCCCGCTCGTCCGCAGGGACGGCGCGCTTTCGCCCGCCTCGTGGGACGAGGCGTACGACGTCGTCGCGGAGGGCTTCGCGCGCATCCTGCGCGAGCACGGCCCCGACGCGATCGGCGTCGTGTCGAGCGCGCGCGCGACCGTGGAGGAGAACTACCTCGCGCAGAAGTTCGCGCGCGTCGTCCTCGGCACGAACCAGGTCGACAACTGCTTCCGCGTGTGCCACTCCGCGACCGTCACCGGCCTCATCGATAGCATCGGCTCGGGCGCGATGTCGAACCCGATCGCCGACCTCGCGCTCGCCCGCGCGTTCCTCCTCGTCGGGAGCAACGCGCCCCGCTCGCACCCGATCATCTGGACGGAGTACATGGAGAAGGCGCTCGACGCGGGCGCCGCGCTCGTCGTCGTGGACCCGCGCGACACGATCGCCGCGAAGCGCGCCGACGTGCACCTCCCGATCATCCCCGGCACCGAGGTCGCGCTCTTCCATGCGCTCGCGCGCGAGATCCTCGCGAGCGGGTGGCAGGACGACGCGTTCATCGAGGACCGGGTCGAGGGGCTCGAGCCGCTCCGCGACGCCGTGGAGCCGTGGACGCCCGAGCGCGCCGGCGCGCTCTGCGGCGTCGCGCCGCGCGACCTCCGCGTCGCGGCGCGGCTCTACGCGACGACGAAACCCGCGTCGATCGTGTACGGTCTCGGCGTCACGGAGCACCGCACCGGGGTCGACAACGTTCGGGCACTTGCGAACCTCGCGCTCCTCACCGGCAACTTCGGAAAGCCCGGGACCGGCGTGAACGCGCTTCGCGGCCAGAACGACGTGCAGGGCGCGACCGACATGTGCCGTCCCGAATCCCTCCCGGGCTACCAGCCGTGGAGCGACCCCGAGGCGGTCGCGCGGTTCGAGCGCGCCTGGGGCGCGGTCCTCCCCCGGCCCGGGCCCGAGGGTTTCCTCTGGTGCTCGCGCTACTGGGAGCTTGCCGCGGAGGGCGCCCTCAAGGGCGCGTACGTCATCGGATCCGACCCGGCCCTCACCGAGGGCGACCTCGCGCGCGTGCGTCGCGGGCTCGAAAGCCTCGATCTCCTCGTCGTGCAGGAGGTGTTCCCGAGCGAGACGACGAAGCTCGCCGACGTCGTGCTGCCGAGCGCGAGCTGGGCCGAGAAGGACGGAACGTTCGTGAACTCGGAGCGCCGCGTGCAGCGCGTGCGCCGCGCGATCCCGCCCATCGGCGCCTCGAAGCCGGACTGGCTGATCCTCCTCGAGCTTGCGGCGAGGATGGGCCGGCCGCTCGGCGTCGCGGGGCCCGAAGAGGCGTTCGACGAGATGCGTCGTCTCGTGCCCTCGTACGCGGGCCTCACGTGGGCGCGGCTCGACCGCGAGGAAGGTCTCCCGTGGCCGGTCCCCGACGAGACCCACCCCGGAACGCCGACCCTCCACGTGGACGCCTTCCCGCGCGGCCGCGGCCGCCTCGCCGCGGTCGGGTTCTTCCCGGCCGCGGAGACCCCGGACGAGGCGTGGCCGCTCGTCCTCACGACGGGGCGCACGTTCCTCCAGTACAACGCCGGAACGATGAGCCGGCGCACGCGCATGGAGCGCGGGGAGCCCGCGGCGTTCGTGGAGGTTTCGGCGCCCGACGCGCGCCGCCTCGGGATCGCGGACGGCGACCGCGTCGTCGTCGCCACGCGGCGCGGCGCCTTGACCACCACGGCGCGCGTGACGGGCATCCGCGAGGGCGTGCTGTGGATGCCCTTCCACTACCGCGAGGCCGCCGCGAACGAGCTCACGAGCAACGCGGTCGATCCGGAATGCGGCATCACGGAGCTCAAG